TAAATACATAGcctattttttcttataattttttgtatatttcttgaaatttatgttttttttgttatattatgtattttggaTTATACTATGAATTTaactgaattttatttttatttgtttctattataatttttgttttaactattatatatatatatatgtgctttagttatgtattaatatttagttgtgaactttcattaatttttatatttgttagaCTTTAAGTGTTTACCGAAAGGATGACAAATATGAACTAATATTTAGTTGTGgaactttcattaatttttatttgttagaaACTTTAAGTTTTACCAAAAGGATGACAAATATGAACTaattactaatttttaaaaaaaacaattaggtgtcaaattttagataatttatataatgaCATGTATcatgagaaatcaaaatttaacTTTACTAATTTAGATAGtgatattatatttgaaataatgATGTGTTAAGTCATTCATTaagaataattaaattattatgtacattttttagttttatttttagttatttaaagtttttattaacttcccaattatatttttacatttaattttagattttagttttaacacgaaactagatttttgacccgcacacccgtgcgggtgtatatttttataatatatgttttttcatTTCAATATTAGAGCTGGATAAAAATTCCGAATCTAAAAAGTTGATCCAATCCAAAAAGAACTataaaatccgaaccgaaaatgattaaatatcaaaatttaggtatttagagaactgaaactgaatccgatccaaaccgaagtatttcagatatctgaatgtattcgaaatagatttatatactgatatatattattttttaaacttaatgTATGTAAAAATATTCAGACTATACATggtacttataagttggtttaaataattaaaaatatatataaacagtcaaatgtaaatatctaaaggATGTTTTTGACCCGCGCCCCCGCGCCGGTTTTCGTCTTTCCttttaattcaatatttttatatttttagtaaaatatattttaaaaagttgagAAAAACATATAGTAGTTTATATAATCTTTGTTTATAATACATTCATTTGTTTCTTGTCATGAATTACATAAGTCTGTtagtctatatatttttattggatttgAATATTAGTTGGACTGATATCAAATAAAATCACATAATTTATATGGAAACATTtatctttagttttaaaaatcaaataaaacttagaatatgaatttaaaagtaatttaaaatgaactaaatatacactaaattatatataatctttacttttgaaattttattttatttaatctttaatattttataattaaagcAGTATTGGgatttaaattgattaaatcTACATTAACATTTTCTTGAGACACTAATCTACATTAACATATACCTAAAAAGATGGATTTGATCATAAATGGGCCAAGATAatagtaaatattatatttagcCCATAATTGATTTATTGTAACATATTATTCCGGGGAGAAATCTACGAATATACCTACCTAACAATTggtcttgtttctttttcttttttacctaAGCTTTTGTGcactaaatattaaaagtgGCAAGAGTTACAATGGAGCACAAATGTGCTTTTAAAGACTTCTGGACGATGAAAAGAAAAGTGATTGGCTCATAGTTGATAATTAAACCAAGGCCCAACAAAGTGGCAACTTAATTGAGATCCAGAGAAAGATAACGAATGGGTTGCCTGGAATAATGAAGCCCAACAAAGTTTGTTTTGATTTCTGCAGAAATAATTAAACCAAGGCATATTAAGATAACAAACCATGTGATTCTAGGTGCACGacgttttgtaaaatttattacgCAGGATTGGTAGTAATAAAACGACAGTGTATAAGTTTAATGGCATTGAATGGTAATTTTTGTGAAAAACTTAGGGTtaaatactatttgtacttcagttttaatagattagatgaatTAACAGAAATCTAAAAATCAATCTGTCAAATAAAGCAACAATATTTGGAACACTAGTCAAAATTTACAGTATTATTTATTGAAAATGTCTTTTATTAGTTATCCTTCATGATGCTATCTAATAATATATGGATTGTAAATCAAAACAATGTTCTCATCTTTTTAATGAtgtaaaagaaaacatgaagTAAGTTGTATCATGTATGATAACATTGTTTTAAGAAAAAGTATGATAACATtgataagagagagagttgaAAAAGGAATTTaaggataaaaatatatatttccaaaaataaaacttttgtCAACTAATAAAAGGAGAGGTGGTCTTCTATGAAAGTTGTAAAATAGAGGGGTGTAAACGTAAATCTGAAATTACCTTTTCTAAGCTCTAGCTCGGAGGAGCAGAAGAGAATTGCaattagggtttagaggaaATCGGAGACGATGACTGAGATTGCGATCTTGCTTCCAAGCATCGGAGATGAACAGCCGCAGCAGCGTAAACGAAAATTGGAATCTTCACGAAGCTCAGGCGCTGCTGCTGCTCCGATACAGAGTTTCCCGAAGGTTGATTACAATCCATGGGATGACGAAGAGGATGACCCTGTGATCGAGAAGGAGTACAACCGTCAATTCGTAGAGTCCGACGTAAGCTCTCTCTAGCATTCCTTTTTAATGTTAAATTGATTGGCTTTAATAGAATTTATGTTAAAAGTGTTTGGCTTTGATCAAATTTATGCTAAAATTTTTTTGACTTCGATCGAATTGATGTTAAAGTGATTGGATTTGATCGAATGAAAGCATGCCTTAGCTATGATTATCGTAAAGTATTGATTTTGGAATGTGGGCAGGGTTTTGATGTTGATTACTTCTATCTCCCGTATGGTGGTGGACTAGTCCCTCACATAGTGGAAGACAAGTATGATTACCCATATGACGTTGGCTTGTTTAGTAGACTTGGCCTTCACTGTTACAATCTTGAGAAGGTAATTAATGTCTGGCTTTCTATTCGTGACATGGATGTTGTTGTTGATTGCTTCCTTTGATGTTTCATTCATTCGGCTGTTTGGTCTTGTAGGGAACCAGCCTGAAATTGGCTGCTATAAACAAATACAACGATAAGCTGAGGTTCACTCGGTGCCTCTGCTACTACATAACGTTGGAGGCCATTGACACATCCACCAACTCTCTCTGCAATTTTCAGACGTGTGTTTTCAAAGATTTCCTTCCGGAACAGGCATCCTTTCTGGCACAGACCGAAATTTCCAGACTAAAAGGTTAATAACTAGACTAGTCATTAGTCAAAGATTCTGATATTATCTTTCTCCAgtttttcaattatattatttggaataTCTGGTTATTAGTTCCTAGTGGCCCTCGACCTCCTACATATGATGGGCCTGAGAGAATATGGAACGACGATGCAGTAGATGATTCTTACAAAGGTAAAATGCCCAAGTGGTTCACCAAGGATGAGATGGCTGCGATTAGCACTAAGGGGCAGTTTTATGAGGTATATGCTAGCTTTACTTCATATGGTTGATTCGGCTTGATTTATGAGGTATCTGATTCATTCACCATTTTTTGTGGCTTAACAGTTGCAAGAATCAGACTTGCAAGGAAATGAGTGGCTTCATATGTATGCTGAGTTTGCTTTCCACTATAAGTGGATGGCACATGAGGTAAATTCTTTTTTAATCGAGTGGCTTCTCATGCAAATCACTGATGGGGTGGAGATTTCCATAACTTTGAGTTTGTGTGTTTTGTAGAGCGAACTGAGGCCATTTCTACCATTGGAAATCAAGAAGGTAATTATACAAACCAAGGAAGAGTCGCAGCCATGCATGAAGCTCAAGGCCAACAATGCCATCTTCTATATTATCTTCAAAGGCAATGGCGATCCGAGTGGTGCTCCCGTGGAGTACCGAGCGGTTGTAAGGAAAACCATGGATGGGATTCCCGGACACATTTGCTTGGAAGTCGACTGCTTAGCCTACAAATCCAGTTGAATGCAAATTTTCTTCTGAGGCTAATAAGATCTGATGTTTctattatcttttaattttatcaagTGTTGCACTATATCGTAGTGGACATAGTCTTGGTGGTGTGTATTTATCTACAGTTTGGAGCTTTCCGGTGGTTcctaatgttttatttataatgcTTATGATCTGaaacatatatcaaaattaGCAAAATACTATGCTTTGTTTTAACTATGGAGGGATGATTGTTTCTTGATTTATGATGGTTTTTGGTGATTGGAGCGATGGAATAATTGTGAGGTCCTctttatgaaaagaaaaatcaccAATCACCATGATTAGACCAAAATATGGCAAGGAAAAATACAGGGAGCTACGGTTGTGGTGGCTCAGGGCTTGAAAGATTTATGGAAGATGCAACAAAGAATGCCTATTTTTGCCTTTGGCTTGACGAATCAAGTtgagaaacagaggaagcaTCGCCATTGAACATAAGTTTTTTCCTAAGGTTTAGAAGTAAGTTTCTAACAAAGCAACGCATACTAATTAAactccaaaacaaaaacaagaagacAAGAGCAGAACAAGTTTTAGACTCAAGAAATGAAAAGTTCTTCAACTGGAAACAGTTCACAGCCAAAAGTATCAATCTCGAGTGTTTGGTGAAGCCGCAAAATGTGAGAGGGAATCCACTTCCTGCAATCGACAATGTAAAATATTACACTTAACAATAGAAATATTCTTGTACTAAAacattatcaaaaaaaaaaaatatacctgTTGGACTCAAACTTCTCGAGGTGGAAGTTTTGGGAAACAAAAACGAGAGAGCAAACGGCATGGTTTTGCAAAATCGCGATTAGCATTTTTCCCCTTGCATGGCACCTCAACTAGCATGGTATCTAGAGATACTCTGAAGTAACCGTCATTCCCTAATTCTGTGCCGTGAGTAGACTTCACGAGCGCAATGGTCTCTCCGTTTACCACTTTAATGCCATATATGGAGACTGCATGAGCACCTATATACACAGATGCTTTGGATGTAGGCCCTCGGTAAATTCCCTTGCAAATAAAAAGCACACAACACATGATTAATAAGTTATTCATTAACTTCTCTACCATAATCAATTGTTGctaattttataatgaaatatatatattttttgtcattacCTTTTTGATAGTGGAATAATCTGGTAAGAATAGAGCCAAAGATGCCCCAATTGGATGAAATTGCAAGTTGTGGAACATCTCTTCTACAGAAGTTAATCGCTGAACAGAAGCAATGTGAACATGAGGATGATCCTTTGGTGTACGGTAAGCTGGCTGTTTCCTACAACCCTTATATTCCCAGTGTGCTTCTGTTGGTATACCTCCATCCAGTACAAAATCTAACCCTTTAGCTACAGAGTAAGTGTAGCAGTAATGCTTTTCTTTTGGATAGTTCGCTAATGCCTTTGCTGGGTTAGCATAATCCACTAAGTACTGGGCAGAGTACTCAGTGTACTTTGCATCATACTTCAGAATGAATCTTATGGCACTGATCAACTCTGCAGTTACAACAGCCCAACAAGTGTCTGCAAAAGAAAGTTGAAagtgataagaaaaaaaaaacataacaaaatcaTATGATTTGGTCTAATAAGTAAAGTGAATCTACCATGGCCTCCTTGATCTCTAACACGACCCATGTACTCTTTCCAGTTTGTATCCTTCAGAAAGCCTGGCATAACCTATAACCAAAACACGAGagttatatatatctttatacaAAAACTATAGATTATTCCTAGAACATTACGAAAAGAATATTACCGTGTGATTTCTCCACCTAGCGTATGAAGTTTCTTTGCAGCTGACAACCGTGACACGACTGTTATCTGGTTTCGATGATATGATCATTCCCAAGATGTGACCAGGAATAAGCTTCTCTACACCCTCAAAGAAGTCAGAGACAGGTTTAGGTATGCTGAAATTTCCCTGCACACGTACATATACACAAATTCTGTCTGTAAATTGTAGTCACGTCTTAAATAGTATGTATGATGAATGTTGTCACTTACGCCAAGAGGCATCGGAAGTGGACCTTGGTCACTCATTTTTTGGGTCAGAAAGATGTGCCTGCCAAGTTGTAGACGGAAACAGGTTAGAGATAGACTTGGAGCAAGCATAGTTACCATAAGATTCAAAATGTAATGCAACAATTAACCAAAGCCACAATTGTTAGTAGCATGTCCAATTGCAATTCTTAATTTACGTTTACATGAAAACCAATACCGCTTTTCATTTCACATAAGGTTCAAATATGTAATGAAACAATAAACCAAAGCCATTATTCTCGGTAGCGTTTTCAAATGCAATTCTTCTTAACGTTTTCGTGAAAACCAAAACCATATTTTTTCACATAATATTGAAAGATGTAAAAAAACACCAATACCACTTTTTACTCAAGCCAATTCACATAACCAAAGATGTAATGCAACAATAAACTAAAGCCACAATTCTAGGTAGCGTTTTGCAAATTTCaattcttatttatattttcctcAATCAAACCCACATTTCACTTAAAAGCTATTTCTTTCCAAAAGGAAACCCATTTGCGTCCTGAAGAGTGAGATACTAAGTCTAGTGTGCGAAGTCTTATCATCATGCTCTTGGTTTCTTTGGATTCAAGCTTGACAAGTTGTTTCCCCCTCAATCTCATCTCTACCCACAACTATCTTTCTCCCCCACGAGCCAAAATAACGCAATTAAACAACACATAATAAACACATCCCATATATGTATAATAACCACATTCTCATCCTAATACCCAAAACCCAACGCCTACACCTTCTTTGAGCTCACAAATTGACCACTTTTCAAAAACGGTTGACCTTCTTTCCATGTAGATTTGGGGTTTGGATAAACAGAATTTATTGTCTCAAATTTCGTTTCTTTCCATCACAGACATACAGAGAACGCAAGAAAGGAAGAAAAGGAGACACCTTTGTCAACCTTCACTTTGCCTAAGAAGAAAAGGAGACACCTTTCTTATAGTTTCTTCCTCTTTCCACTCTTCTGTTCCCTGAAATCATGTAAGTTTCTCTTTACATGTGATTTCTTCTCTAGCCATAAACactacaattaaaaaaaaaatgaaggaaCAAGAAAGCTCCTGCCTTTTAGTTGCAATCGCCGGCTTAGTAAGGGTGAAGAAGAgtggagaaaaagaaaaaccttttATCCAATGTATATACACACACACCTAAACACAAAACAAGAAACTTTTTTCTAACTCGGCTAGTaatgtttatttactttttaaagcGATGCTAATGTCACTTAATTCGTTTTTCacgttaaatatatatattcacttaCAACTCCGTTTGCGTTCCGCATTTTAGCTTAAATGTTTTGAACGATGGTGTAAGAAAAcgatgtgtgtgtgtttttttaattaaaagaacATGGTAtagtataaaaatgtaaaaatgtaaCGTCGCATGAAATACTCCATGCAGGTAGAGCTGGGAATTTGATTCATTATCCGCGGGCCCCGCCCCGTTTGACCTGCCgtggggcgggtgcgggtcgagtgatttgaaaaaaattgttcgcgggtgcgggtgcgggtcgagtgattttaacgcggggcgggtgcgggtcgaccGAATTTAAACTGCgggtacccgccaacccgcaaaataaaaaaaaaaaattttctttttaaaatatgattttttttagtaaaaattatgtttttttataataaaaataataaaaaatacgaatatttttaaaaatttaattaaaatatattatttatattatttttttaaaaaatattaattaaaataatttttttattattttttatattacccGCGGGTCCGGCGGGTTACCCGCTAATTTATGCGGGGCGGGGCGGGTCTTACATTTTTTAGATGGGTCAAGCGGGTCGAATTTTTGAATCGAAAAAATGAGTCGACCCCGCAGCGGCAGGCGGGGTCGGGGCGGGTCGACCCGACCCAAACCCAGCACTACATGTAGGCAGGCACACGCCAACAGTTATCCTAGTCGGGCCTAGCTATATCAAATATTACGTGAAAGGATGAAGTCTAAGCTTAACTTACCTAGTGATGAAGATCCTACAAGATCCACATAGACATGGAGACTCATTATCACTAGCATCAACGGGCATCATTAGTTTAAGTCGCAGCAACCAAAAAGTTGttatttttcttgttatacAAGTTATCGAAAGACGTGGAATGCTAAAGACAACTAAACAAATATATGTCTCATAAGACATTTGGATCCATTTAAATAGGCAGTATTAAGTATGCGAATAGTTATGGACTAGTTTTAGGCCTAGATATTGCTCACAAACAAATTGGGTCTATGTTACATGTTCACATTCGTGTCCActatacatgttttgagatccATTATgcatttacatatttaaatattgtcACTACACATGATTGGGGGAGGCGCCATTATATTCGCATGATGCATCCATCCATATACGGAATCCACATCACAGATGTtacaatcttttatttttttcttaaaacagaTTATTTGAAAATCACATTATTTTCGAGAGATTGAGTTAATAATGCTCAATTAATAACTGAGATGGACGAAAGAAAACGTTGGTAATGGAGTTTTCGAAAAACAAACATTTGTATTGAACTTTATGGTTacagttacaaatatatatgaacCTTATTTACTTGTATGTAAGTAAAGAGGATACGGTGTGactcagagaaaaaaaaaactgaataaatCAGAAATAATAGGAAGATAAatacaaatttgtaaaaaaaaaaaaaaaaaggaaaattgagATCCGTACTATGTCCGATACTGAGCACCAAGGAGCGACGCCGCGAAGCTACTAGGGTTTCTGTTTTCTTCTGATCATCCGTCTTCGTCCCTGTTTCAGGTTGATTCCCTGCCTCGATTTCGATTTTTGAgctgccttttttttttattaattcctCGCAATTAGCTTTACTTCTTAATggtattttttttgtgtgtgtgattGAAATCGCTTTAATTTCAATTGATTTGGCACTTGTATGATGATTTCGAACTCGAAA
The Raphanus sativus cultivar WK10039 unplaced genomic scaffold, ASM80110v3 Scaffold3312, whole genome shotgun sequence DNA segment above includes these coding regions:
- the LOC108848517 gene encoding UPF0725 protein At4g28920-like, with amino-acid sequence MTEIAILLPSIGDEQPQQRKRKLESSRSSGAAAAPIQSFPKVDYNPWDDEEDDPVIEKEYNRQFVESDGFDVDYFYLPYGGGLVPHIVEDKYDYPYDVGLFSRLGLHCYNLEKGTSLKLAAINKYNDKLRFTRCLCYYITLEAIDTSTNSLCNFQTCVFKDFLPEQASFLAQTEISRLKVPSGPRPPTYDGPERIWNDDAVDDSYKGKMPKWFTKDEMAAISTKGQFYELQESDLQGNEWLHMYAEFAFHYKWMAHESELRPFLPLEIKKVIIQTKEESQPCMKLKANNAIFYIIFKGNGDPSGAPVEYRAVVRKTMDGIPGHICLEVDCLAYKSS
- the LOC130506506 gene encoding protein HEAT-INDUCED TAS1 TARGET 4-like, with the protein product MLAPSLSLTCFRLQLGRHIFLTQKMSDQGPLPMPLGGNFSIPKPVSDFFEGVEKLIPGHILGMIISSKPDNSRVTVVSCKETSYARWRNHTVMPGFLKDTNWKEYMGRVRDQGGHDTCWAVVTAELISAIRFILKYDAKYTEYSAQYLVDYANPAKALANYPKEKHYCYTYSVAKGLDFVLDGGIPTEAHWEYKGCRKQPAYRTPKDHPHVHIASVQRLTSVEEMFHNLQFHPIGASLALFLPDYSTIKKGIYRGPTSKASVYIGAHAVSIYGIKVVNGETIALVKSTHGTELGNDGYFRVSLDTMLVEVPCKGKNANRDFAKPCRLLSRFCFPKLPPREV